One part of the Geothrix edaphica genome encodes these proteins:
- the trmFO gene encoding methylenetetrahydrofolate--tRNA-(uracil(54)-C(5))-methyltransferase (FADH(2)-oxidizing) TrmFO, whose protein sequence is MIHIIGAGLAGSEAAWQLASRGHEVRISEMRPTWTTPAHTTARAAEMVCSNSFKSDDPDSATGILKAEMRRMDSLILRCAEAARVPAGNSLAVDRDAFSEAVTSTLKGHPRIHWDVTRIESPEPGIPTILATGPLTAEPLAEWLADITGSDRLHFYDAIAPIVERDSVDMDIAWMAARYDKGGADFINCPMDQPQYERFLDALLTAERVPLHEVDTPYFEACLPIEVMADRGRETLRHGPMKPMGLDNPRTGRWAHAVVQLRQDTLAGDLFNLVGFQTRLKWGAQKEVFRLIPGLEKAEFARLGSIHRNTYIQAPKVLDATLAVKSVPGLWIAGQLSGVEGYLESAAGGLAAGFAVDRAMRSLAPLPFPADTVLGSLLHYLAHAASADFGPTNAMLGLLPPLPEGLLDLRGLKRAGGTRAVKSAKGRAHRERALQSLEEHLRLAGDLP, encoded by the coding sequence GTGATCCACATCATCGGGGCGGGTCTCGCCGGCTCGGAAGCCGCATGGCAGTTGGCCTCGCGGGGCCACGAAGTCCGGATCTCAGAGATGCGGCCGACCTGGACGACCCCGGCCCACACCACGGCGCGGGCCGCGGAGATGGTCTGCTCCAACTCCTTCAAGAGCGACGACCCGGATTCCGCGACCGGAATCCTCAAGGCCGAGATGCGCCGAATGGACTCCCTGATCCTGCGCTGTGCCGAGGCCGCCCGGGTACCCGCCGGGAACAGTCTCGCTGTGGACCGCGACGCCTTTTCAGAGGCCGTCACCTCCACCCTGAAGGGGCACCCGCGGATCCACTGGGATGTCACCCGCATCGAATCACCGGAACCCGGGATCCCGACCATCCTCGCCACGGGCCCGCTCACCGCCGAGCCACTGGCGGAGTGGCTTGCCGACATCACGGGCAGCGATCGGCTCCACTTCTACGATGCCATCGCCCCGATCGTGGAGCGCGACAGCGTGGACATGGACATCGCCTGGATGGCCGCGCGTTACGACAAAGGTGGCGCCGACTTCATCAACTGCCCCATGGACCAGCCGCAGTACGAGCGGTTCCTGGACGCGCTGCTCACGGCAGAGCGCGTACCCCTCCACGAGGTGGACACGCCCTACTTCGAGGCCTGCCTGCCCATCGAGGTGATGGCGGACCGCGGCCGCGAGACCCTCCGCCACGGGCCCATGAAGCCCATGGGTCTGGACAACCCGCGCACCGGACGATGGGCCCACGCGGTGGTCCAGCTTCGCCAGGACACACTCGCGGGCGACCTCTTCAACCTGGTGGGCTTCCAGACCCGCCTGAAGTGGGGAGCCCAGAAGGAGGTCTTCCGCCTGATCCCCGGCCTGGAAAAGGCCGAATTCGCCCGCCTCGGCAGCATCCACCGGAACACATACATCCAGGCGCCGAAGGTGCTCGATGCGACACTCGCTGTCAAATCCGTTCCGGGGCTCTGGATCGCGGGACAGCTCTCAGGCGTGGAGGGCTACCTCGAATCCGCCGCAGGAGGCCTGGCCGCGGGCTTCGCCGTGGATCGCGCCATGCGGAGCCTCGCGCCGCTGCCCTTCCCGGCGGACACGGTGCTGGGCAGCCTCCTTCACTATCTGGCCCATGCGGCCAGCGCCGATTTCGGCCCGACCAACGCCATGCTGGGACTGCTGCCGCCCCTGCCGGAGGGTCTCCTGGACCTGCGCGGCCTCAAGCGCGCCGGGGGAACCCGGGCCGTGAAGTCCGCCAAGGGGCGTGCCCACCGGGAGAGGGCCCTCCAGTCACTGGAGGAGCACTTGAGACTCGCAGGAGACCTGCCATGA
- a CDS encoding flagellar biosynthesis anti-sigma factor FlgM, translating into MALKESAADHLVAVAHEVLAETPDIRTEKLKALKRQLEAGTYHPDEGAVAEGVIREYLSKTDRQDDQG; encoded by the coding sequence ATGGCGTTGAAAGAGTCCGCGGCCGACCATCTCGTGGCCGTGGCGCACGAGGTGCTGGCCGAAACACCCGACATCCGGACCGAGAAGCTCAAGGCCCTCAAGCGCCAGCTGGAGGCCGGCACCTACCATCCCGACGAAGGGGCGGTCGCTGAAGGCGTGATCCGCGAATACCTGTCGAAGACTGATCGGCAGGACGATCAGGGCTGA
- a CDS encoding N5-glutamine methyltransferase family protein → MVQTYRQLRLDLGAALAGFLDPSEAHAESVRWFEEGLDLSRSWMAAHGGDLAPESVRRQVGAWTRRRKTGEPWAYILGWSLFRDRRFRVTVDTLIPRPETDLLVEAALEVGGRLGVDRCVDVGTGSGIIATSLALETDWQVSATDLSPGALAVARENARALGARVAFFEGHLLDSVPDPLGLVVANLPYVDPADEPGLQRELAFEPASALFAPDRGLALSAELLTSAKARRAPACLLEIGAGQGGELCRRAHGAGWGKAMVHQDFAGHDRILVALA, encoded by the coding sequence ATGGTCCAGACGTACCGACAGCTCCGCCTCGATCTGGGCGCGGCCCTTGCCGGGTTCCTCGATCCCTCCGAGGCCCACGCGGAGAGTGTCCGCTGGTTCGAGGAGGGACTCGACCTGTCGCGCAGCTGGATGGCGGCCCACGGGGGTGACCTGGCCCCGGAATCCGTCCGGCGGCAGGTAGGAGCCTGGACGCGCCGGAGGAAGACGGGCGAGCCCTGGGCCTACATCCTGGGTTGGAGCCTGTTCCGCGACCGCCGCTTCCGGGTCACGGTCGATACGCTGATCCCCCGTCCGGAAACGGATCTTCTGGTGGAGGCGGCCCTGGAGGTGGGGGGGCGGTTGGGCGTGGATCGCTGTGTGGATGTGGGCACGGGCAGCGGCATCATCGCCACGAGCCTGGCGCTGGAGACGGACTGGCAGGTATCGGCCACGGACCTGAGCCCGGGTGCCCTGGCCGTCGCCAGAGAGAACGCCAGGGCCCTGGGCGCCAGGGTGGCCTTTTTCGAGGGGCACTTGCTGGATTCTGTCCCGGATCCCCTGGGCCTGGTGGTGGCCAACCTGCCCTATGTCGACCCCGCGGACGAGCCGGGGCTGCAGAGGGAACTGGCCTTCGAGCCGGCTTCGGCCCTCTTCGCTCCCGACCGGGGACTGGCCCTGTCGGCGGAGCTGCTGACCTCCGCCAAGGCGCGCCGGGCGCCGGCCTGTCTGTTGGAGATCGGGGCCGGCCAGGGGGGCGAGCTGTGTCGCCGGGCCCACGGGGCGGGCTGGGGGAAGGCCATGGTGCATCAGGATTTTGCGGGCCACGATCGAATCCTCGTGGCTCTGGCCTGA
- a CDS encoding FumA C-terminus/TtdB family hydratase beta subunit gives MIRLTTPITEDQIRQLKVGDEVLLNGRVVLSRDMGHKYMKEQKPEWLKPILENMVIYHCGPVVKKHEDGHYSFVAAGPTTSIREEPYQADVIETYKVRGVIGKGGMGKKTSEGLQKTGAVYLHATGGAGSLLAERCKRVVDVKMLEEFGSPEAFWIIEVEDFPLVVTMDSHGGSLHEIVAQQSQERAKALMA, from the coding sequence ATGATCCGTCTCACCACCCCCATCACCGAAGACCAGATCCGCCAGCTCAAGGTCGGCGACGAAGTGCTGCTCAACGGCCGCGTCGTCCTCAGCCGTGACATGGGCCACAAGTACATGAAAGAGCAGAAGCCCGAGTGGCTGAAGCCCATCCTCGAGAACATGGTCATCTACCACTGCGGCCCAGTCGTGAAGAAGCACGAGGACGGCCACTACAGCTTCGTGGCCGCGGGCCCCACCACCTCCATCCGCGAGGAGCCCTATCAGGCCGATGTCATCGAGACCTACAAGGTTCGCGGCGTCATCGGCAAGGGCGGCATGGGCAAGAAGACCAGCGAGGGCCTCCAGAAGACCGGGGCCGTCTACCTCCACGCCACGGGCGGCGCCGGCAGCCTGCTGGCCGAGCGCTGCAAGCGCGTGGTGGACGTCAAGATGCTGGAGGAGTTCGGCAGCCCCGAGGCCTTCTGGATCATCGAGGTGGAGGATTTCCCCCTGGTCGTCACCATGGACAGCCACGGCGGCAGCCTCCACGAGATCGTCGCCCAGCAAAGCCAGGAGCGCGCCAAGGCCCTGATGGCCTGA
- a CDS encoding fumarate hydratase: MSECVIPTLTSNEVVASKSVLPAGWKPNLKDLKSLDLTLPMLELLRRSTSRLPQDVIDALVKGRDAEEEGSRAFNTLNDMVRNIILADGNVSPLCQDTGTIIVWVRHPFGLSQRAAKQQIRAAVAEATKRSWLRPNCVEALSGKNTGTNMDPFHEGHPAVHFEEWDKPEVEIAVMQKGGGCENVGAQYRLPDAAIGAGRDIKGVRKCIIDAVVKAQGQGCSPGILGVAIGGDRVSSYEKSKELILRKLGTPNPDPKMDAFEKEITNDLNTLGIGPMGYGGNTTVLGVMAEEMYRHPASFYVSISYMCWSSRRGSITLKTNGEVSFD; encoded by the coding sequence ATGTCTGAGTGCGTCATTCCCACCCTGACCTCCAATGAGGTGGTGGCGTCCAAGTCCGTGTTGCCCGCCGGATGGAAACCCAATCTCAAGGACCTCAAGTCCCTGGACCTCACCCTGCCCATGCTGGAGCTGCTACGCCGGTCCACCAGCCGCCTGCCCCAGGATGTGATCGACGCCCTGGTGAAGGGCCGCGACGCCGAGGAGGAAGGCAGCCGGGCCTTCAACACGCTCAACGACATGGTGCGGAACATCATCCTCGCGGATGGCAACGTCTCGCCCCTCTGCCAGGACACGGGCACCATCATCGTCTGGGTGCGCCATCCCTTCGGGCTGAGCCAGCGCGCCGCCAAGCAGCAGATCCGGGCGGCGGTGGCCGAGGCCACCAAGCGGTCCTGGCTGCGCCCCAACTGCGTCGAGGCCCTCAGCGGCAAGAACACGGGCACCAACATGGATCCCTTCCATGAGGGTCACCCGGCCGTCCACTTCGAGGAGTGGGACAAGCCGGAAGTCGAGATCGCCGTCATGCAGAAAGGCGGGGGCTGTGAGAACGTGGGGGCCCAGTACCGCCTGCCGGACGCCGCCATCGGTGCGGGCCGTGACATCAAGGGGGTGCGCAAGTGCATCATCGACGCCGTCGTGAAGGCCCAGGGCCAGGGCTGCAGCCCGGGCATCCTCGGCGTGGCCATCGGCGGGGATCGCGTCTCCAGCTACGAGAAGAGCAAGGAGCTGATCCTCCGCAAGCTCGGCACCCCGAACCCCGACCCGAAGATGGACGCCTTCGAGAAGGAGATCACGAACGATCTCAACACCCTGGGCATCGGCCCCATGGGCTACGGCGGCAACACCACCGTGCTGGGCGTCATGGCGGAGGAGATGTATCGCCACCCCGCCAGCTTCTATGTCTCCATCAGCTACATGTGCTGGAGCAGCCGCCGGGGCTCGATCACGCTCAAGACCAACGGCGAAGTGTCCTTCGACTGA
- the holA gene encoding DNA polymerase III subunit delta, which translates to MAAAQVWLDHTFALVHGEDGDGRRKAVAEWTRRHVDPEWADFSLTVCAEGCPWPEVMAALQEAAPLGAEARTVIVPVADNLFTRAKELPGAVKALLEKPPQGVNLLLVAWNTLPAAPGKALGAKPWTDWTKAGRILKVGALEALEIPGFIEAEARRLGLSLQGAASTLLAQRQGGNPGLLKRALEVLDLLAEDRRVTEDMVDQVTFRLAEQKAFAWSGAWQKGDAASALKALRGALEDGDEPLMMLGQARREVDRLLRYAEAQAAGLKGAELTSALGLSPKQAFLLDGYRNAYEKLKPKGVKGLLGRLNQCERDLKGMALSRSEAPLLDLTLSLCRAWGR; encoded by the coding sequence ATGGCCGCAGCCCAGGTCTGGCTGGACCATACCTTCGCACTGGTCCACGGCGAAGACGGCGATGGCCGCCGGAAGGCCGTGGCGGAATGGACTCGGCGCCATGTGGATCCGGAATGGGCGGACTTCAGCCTGACCGTCTGCGCGGAGGGTTGTCCCTGGCCCGAGGTGATGGCCGCCCTGCAGGAAGCGGCACCCTTGGGCGCCGAGGCCCGCACGGTGATCGTGCCCGTGGCGGACAACCTGTTCACCCGCGCCAAGGAACTGCCGGGCGCCGTGAAGGCGCTGCTGGAGAAGCCGCCCCAGGGCGTGAACCTGCTGCTGGTGGCCTGGAACACGCTGCCGGCGGCACCGGGGAAGGCCCTGGGCGCCAAGCCCTGGACAGACTGGACCAAGGCCGGCCGGATTCTCAAGGTGGGGGCCTTGGAGGCCCTCGAGATCCCCGGATTCATCGAGGCCGAAGCCCGGCGGCTCGGGCTGTCGCTCCAGGGCGCCGCCAGCACCCTGCTGGCCCAGCGGCAGGGCGGGAACCCCGGGCTGCTCAAGCGGGCTCTGGAGGTGCTGGACCTGCTGGCGGAGGATCGGCGTGTCACCGAGGACATGGTGGACCAGGTGACCTTCCGGCTGGCGGAGCAGAAGGCCTTTGCCTGGTCCGGGGCCTGGCAGAAGGGGGATGCCGCGAGCGCCCTCAAGGCCCTTCGCGGGGCCCTGGAAGATGGTGACGAGCCTCTGATGATGCTCGGCCAGGCCCGCCGTGAGGTGGACCGGCTCCTGCGCTACGCCGAAGCCCAGGCGGCCGGACTGAAAGGGGCTGAGCTGACGTCCGCCCTGGGCCTGTCCCCCAAGCAGGCCTTCCTGCTGGACGGCTACCGCAATGCCTACGAGAAGCTGAAGCCGAAGGGCGTGAAGGGCCTCCTGGGGCGCCTGAACCAGTGCGAACGGGACCTCAAGGGCATGGCCCTGTCCCGCAGCGAGGCGCCCCTGCTGGATCTCACGCTTTCGCTTTGCCGGGCCTGGGGGCGGTAG
- the lptE gene encoding LPS assembly lipoprotein LptE, producing MPAALRLSLVAIMVAVCAGCGYHRLDRQPRSAAWAKQGETIRLARFRNLTPRLGLEDRFTKALENRIVAASPWRLVGTGEPSRWVLQGTLEGYTSRPLGLSLGNDRLKASAGSASRVEVAVVASVELLDGQTGAVVLSRRGLTFSNQYRVDQNFASFDSRELQVLESLADDFAESFLTQLLEGTD from the coding sequence GTGCCTGCTGCCCTGCGCTTGTCCCTTGTCGCCATCATGGTTGCGGTCTGTGCCGGCTGCGGGTACCACCGCCTGGACCGGCAGCCGCGGTCGGCGGCGTGGGCCAAGCAGGGCGAGACGATCCGCCTGGCACGGTTCCGCAACCTGACCCCCCGGCTGGGGCTGGAGGACCGCTTCACCAAGGCCCTCGAGAACCGCATCGTCGCGGCCAGCCCCTGGCGCCTGGTGGGGACGGGCGAGCCCTCCCGCTGGGTGCTCCAGGGCACGCTGGAGGGCTACACCTCCCGTCCCCTGGGGTTGTCCCTGGGCAACGACCGGCTGAAGGCCAGCGCCGGATCCGCCTCCCGGGTCGAGGTGGCCGTGGTGGCCAGCGTGGAGTTGCTGGATGGGCAGACCGGCGCCGTGGTGCTGTCCCGGCGGGGTCTGACCTTCTCCAACCAGTACCGGGTGGACCAGAACTTCGCCAGCTTTGACAGCCGGGAGCTCCAGGTGCTGGAGAGCCTCGCGGATGATTTCGCGGAAAGCTTCCTCACCCAGCTGCTGGAAGGCACGGACTGA
- the hpt gene encoding hypoxanthine phosphoribosyltransferase: MRDRITPLLTEAQIRTRVQELGAQLTRDYAGQDVVVIGLLNGVFPFFADLVRAMDLDIDVSFMQVSSYGAGTESTGEVHILKDLDRSIQGRHALVVEDIVDTGLTLFKVRNLLQDREPLSLKICTLLDKPSRRKVEVSVDYIGFTIEDHFVVGYGLDFDGKLRNLPYVGVYHP; the protein is encoded by the coding sequence ATGCGCGACCGCATCACCCCGCTGCTCACGGAGGCCCAGATCCGGACCCGGGTCCAGGAGCTGGGCGCCCAGCTGACCCGGGACTATGCGGGGCAGGACGTGGTGGTGATCGGCCTCCTGAACGGCGTGTTCCCCTTCTTCGCGGATCTGGTGCGGGCCATGGACCTGGACATCGACGTGAGCTTCATGCAGGTCTCCAGTTACGGCGCAGGCACCGAAAGCACGGGGGAAGTGCACATCCTCAAGGACCTCGACCGCTCCATCCAGGGGAGGCACGCCCTGGTGGTCGAGGACATCGTGGACACCGGGCTCACCCTGTTCAAGGTCCGCAACCTGCTCCAGGACCGGGAGCCCCTGAGCCTGAAGATCTGCACCCTGCTGGACAAGCCCAGCCGCCGCAAGGTGGAGGTGTCCGTGGACTACATCGGCTTCACCATTGAGGACCACTTCGTGGTGGGCTACGGCCTCGACTTCGACGGCAAGCTCCGCAACCTGCCTTATGTCGGTGTTTATCATCCGTAG
- a CDS encoding RNA polymerase sigma factor, with the protein MNEPLMPQTALRASDRIPDPASPYHTPEVLGWVESAQEGDQAAFANLVRLFSRDVYGKAYSIVRNHQDADDVVQETFIRVFRALPGFRFESSFRTWLITIATRQALNFRERMAREHESLEGPEGTLEHPALRVEETQVSSLLDQEARRLLHEALPKLPRRQKEALTLKLQHDWKYEQIAQQMGTSVGSVKAHIFHAIQNLTRHVKGGRP; encoded by the coding sequence TTGAACGAACCCCTGATGCCCCAGACGGCGCTCCGCGCCTCCGATCGGATCCCCGATCCGGCTTCGCCGTACCACACGCCCGAAGTGCTGGGATGGGTCGAGTCTGCCCAGGAAGGCGACCAGGCGGCCTTTGCCAACCTGGTCCGCCTGTTCTCCCGGGACGTCTACGGCAAGGCCTATTCCATCGTCAGGAACCATCAGGACGCCGACGATGTGGTACAGGAGACCTTCATCCGCGTCTTCCGGGCCCTGCCCGGCTTCCGCTTCGAGTCCTCCTTCCGCACCTGGCTGATCACCATCGCCACCCGCCAGGCTTTGAATTTCCGCGAGCGCATGGCCCGGGAACACGAGAGCCTCGAAGGACCGGAGGGCACGCTGGAGCATCCGGCCCTGCGGGTGGAGGAGACCCAGGTGTCCTCCTTGTTGGATCAGGAGGCCAGGCGGCTCCTGCATGAGGCGCTCCCGAAGCTGCCCCGCCGCCAGAAGGAAGCCCTCACCCTGAAGCTGCAGCACGACTGGAAATACGAGCAGATCGCCCAGCAGATGGGCACCTCCGTGGGCAGCGTGAAGGCCCACATCTTCCACGCCATCCAGAACCTCACCCGCCACGTCAAAGGAGGCCGCCCATGA
- a CDS encoding ribonuclease J — MPVAPEFETWTEVPAAGELRLIPIGGLGEFGMNALVVHSARSLFLVDCGQLFPSDDQPGIDSIVPDFAYLEPFADRLQAVLLTHGHEDHIGALPYFLRRWPVPVYGTAFTLGLVEGKLREHGLDPGLLHVVRDYGRVKVGDGEIEAEWIPVTHSLPDACALALHTPQGVLVHSGDFKIDPEPLDGRLTGMERLTALGDAGVRLLMADSTNVGRPGRSPSESACREGLEAAFEQTKGRLFVTTFSSNIHRLQTLIDLAYEFRRRVVLLGRSLDRNLTLARSLKRLSLPDDILIDVKDAQLFDPEDLLILCTGSQGEPMSGLARLLRREVKGLRIEPGDRLVVSARSIPGNEVAISRMLDEAERLGAETSLEGLGPVHASGHGSRDELADLIRAVRPAQMVPVHGTYRNLRAHGKLAASLGWTPERISLLDGGLCLRLFLDGRVDMPGAVPVGKCFVSEGVDHMVDARVVKDRLILQEDGVVFATLLVDPQTGELAAEPTILSRGFVVLSDDEAYAELLAGVARKTYDEAPPSVRKDGEALRDTLRLALRRVIRKTTQTRPLVIPVILEAPQS, encoded by the coding sequence ATGCCCGTCGCTCCCGAATTTGAAACCTGGACGGAGGTCCCCGCTGCCGGTGAACTCCGGCTGATCCCCATCGGCGGGCTCGGCGAGTTCGGCATGAACGCGCTGGTGGTGCACAGCGCCCGCAGTCTCTTCCTGGTGGATTGCGGCCAGCTCTTCCCTTCGGATGACCAGCCGGGCATCGATTCCATCGTGCCGGACTTCGCCTACCTGGAGCCCTTCGCAGACCGCCTCCAAGCCGTGCTGCTCACGCACGGCCACGAGGACCACATCGGCGCGCTGCCTTATTTCCTGCGCCGCTGGCCGGTGCCCGTCTATGGCACGGCCTTCACCTTGGGCCTGGTGGAAGGCAAGCTGCGTGAGCACGGCCTGGATCCGGGCCTGCTCCATGTGGTGCGGGACTACGGCCGCGTGAAGGTGGGTGACGGGGAGATCGAGGCCGAGTGGATCCCGGTCACCCACAGCCTTCCGGACGCCTGTGCGTTGGCGCTCCACACCCCGCAGGGTGTGCTGGTGCATTCCGGCGACTTCAAGATCGATCCCGAGCCCCTGGACGGTCGGCTCACGGGCATGGAGCGACTGACGGCCCTGGGCGATGCCGGCGTCCGGCTGCTCATGGCAGACTCCACCAACGTGGGCCGCCCGGGCCGGTCCCCTTCGGAATCAGCCTGCCGCGAGGGACTGGAGGCCGCCTTCGAGCAGACCAAGGGGCGGCTCTTCGTCACCACCTTCAGCTCCAACATCCACCGCCTCCAGACCTTGATCGACCTGGCCTACGAGTTCCGCCGTCGCGTGGTGCTCCTGGGGCGGAGCCTCGACCGCAACCTCACACTGGCCCGGTCTCTGAAGCGGCTGTCGCTGCCCGACGACATCCTCATCGATGTCAAAGACGCGCAGCTCTTCGATCCCGAGGATCTGCTCATCCTCTGCACCGGCAGCCAGGGAGAGCCCATGAGCGGCCTGGCGCGACTGCTGCGCCGGGAGGTGAAGGGCCTCCGCATCGAACCGGGCGATCGCCTGGTGGTGAGCGCGCGCTCCATTCCCGGCAATGAGGTGGCCATCTCGCGGATGCTGGATGAGGCCGAGCGCCTGGGCGCGGAGACCTCGCTGGAGGGGTTGGGGCCCGTCCACGCTTCGGGCCACGGCAGCCGCGATGAACTGGCAGACCTCATCCGGGCGGTGCGGCCGGCCCAGATGGTGCCCGTACACGGGACCTATCGGAACCTGCGGGCCCACGGCAAGCTGGCCGCGTCGCTGGGCTGGACGCCGGAGCGCATCTCCCTGCTGGATGGCGGGCTCTGCCTGCGCCTGTTCCTGGACGGCCGGGTGGACATGCCGGGCGCGGTGCCCGTGGGCAAGTGCTTCGTGAGCGAGGGCGTGGACCACATGGTGGATGCCCGCGTGGTGAAGGATCGCCTCATCCTCCAGGAAGATGGCGTGGTGTTCGCCACGCTGCTGGTGGATCCGCAGACCGGCGAGCTCGCGGCGGAGCCCACCATCCTCAGCCGAGGATTCGTGGTGCTGTCCGATGACGAGGCCTACGCCGAGCTGCTGGCAGGCGTGGCCCGCAAGACCTACGACGAGGCACCGCCGTCGGTCCGCAAGGATGGCGAGGCCCTGCGGGACACCCTGCGCCTGGCCCTGCGGCGGGTCATCCGCAAGACCACCCAGACCCGTCCCCTGGTCATTCCGGTGATCCTGGAGGCGCCCCAGTCCTAG
- the rsmA gene encoding 16S rRNA (adenine(1518)-N(6)/adenine(1519)-N(6))-dimethyltransferase RsmA, translating into MSDSAQLPRLRAKKRLGQNFLVNEGAIATIVGAALGSTAPRLLEIGPGPGVLTERLLADGRPLWAVDLDPEACVLLRERFATTPHFHLEEGDAVRIRLPEGEPWSVVGNLPYNAATPILARLLTEGIPWNRMALMFQLEVAQKLMGEPGTKAYGPLSVLAQLCARLTRLVKLGPGSFRPAPKVDSAVVQFEPRPDAPSLAERRALLSVLHRSFAHRRKTLANNWQGCLPAEALAEAGLAPMLRAEVITPSDWLSATRHLLIHHPEVFPS; encoded by the coding sequence GTGTCCGATTCCGCCCAGCTTCCCAGACTCCGGGCAAAAAAGCGGCTCGGCCAGAACTTCCTGGTGAACGAGGGGGCCATCGCCACCATCGTGGGCGCGGCGCTGGGTTCGACGGCACCCCGGCTTCTGGAGATCGGTCCGGGTCCTGGCGTGCTGACAGAGCGCCTGCTGGCGGATGGACGCCCGCTGTGGGCGGTGGACCTGGATCCCGAAGCTTGTGTGCTGCTAAGGGAGCGCTTCGCCACCACGCCCCACTTCCACCTGGAGGAAGGCGATGCGGTGCGCATCCGCCTTCCTGAGGGCGAGCCCTGGTCGGTGGTGGGCAACCTGCCCTACAACGCCGCCACCCCCATCCTGGCGCGGCTGCTCACGGAAGGCATTCCCTGGAACCGCATGGCCCTGATGTTCCAGCTGGAAGTGGCCCAGAAGCTCATGGGTGAGCCCGGCACCAAGGCTTATGGGCCGCTGTCGGTGCTGGCCCAGCTCTGCGCCCGCCTGACCCGCCTGGTGAAGCTCGGGCCCGGTTCCTTCCGGCCCGCCCCCAAGGTGGATTCGGCGGTGGTTCAGTTTGAACCCCGACCAGATGCGCCCAGCCTCGCCGAGCGCAGGGCGCTGCTCAGCGTGCTGCACCGTTCCTTCGCTCATCGCCGCAAGACCCTGGCCAACAACTGGCAGGGCTGCCTGCCGGCCGAGGCACTGGCTGAGGCGGGGCTGGCCCCGATGCTGCGCGCCGAAGTGATCACGCCATCCGACTGGCTCTCGGCCACGCGCCACTTGTTGATCCACCACCCGGAGGTGTTCCCATCGTAA
- a CDS encoding pilus assembly FimT family protein gives MPHDTSPSRGYTLIELLVVLVIIAVLAVVGASTLQPKSPRATQNGLTEIRGVFIHARNLAMSSGRTVVITGDWSTGPLQFRQMADDLTLITPPMGQMAFESTWQRYAQMKTTADGTGLVTGEISKPTLVAGITTVFKSAGWSSPVQSANGSYGFSPSGVPLLLANGGAGTTLTTLTNGAWLGVVGKTPKDSGPPYGVVIITPQGNVLAFYKPDSKLDTPAENQWRRLD, from the coding sequence ATGCCGCACGACACCTCTCCCAGTCGGGGGTACACCTTGATTGAACTGCTGGTGGTGCTGGTCATCATAGCGGTGCTCGCCGTGGTGGGAGCAAGCACTCTCCAGCCGAAATCCCCTAGAGCGACTCAGAACGGCCTCACCGAAATTCGCGGTGTCTTCATTCATGCCAGAAACTTGGCCATGAGTTCAGGCAGGACCGTGGTCATCACGGGCGACTGGTCAACGGGCCCCCTGCAATTCCGCCAAATGGCCGATGACCTCACACTTATCACCCCTCCGATGGGTCAAATGGCCTTCGAAAGCACTTGGCAGCGCTACGCCCAGATGAAAACCACCGCTGATGGAACTGGGCTGGTAACTGGTGAAATTTCGAAGCCTACCCTCGTCGCTGGAATCACGACCGTATTTAAGAGTGCTGGATGGTCGTCACCCGTGCAGAGTGCCAATGGCAGCTATGGATTCAGCCCTTCGGGGGTCCCGCTGCTACTTGCTAACGGTGGTGCTGGAACAACGCTTACGACCCTTACCAATGGCGCTTGGTTGGGAGTTGTAGGCAAAACCCCCAAGGACAGCGGCCCCCCTTATGGGGTCGTGATTATCACTCCCCAGGGAAACGTCCTGGCTTTCTACAAACCCGATTCGAAACTCGACACACCCGCGGAGAACCAATGGAGACGCCTCGATTGA
- the pilV gene encoding type IV pilus modification protein PilV — METPRLKLTRRPSPIQGGFSMIELLIAAFILSIGLLGLLSLQLAATAQSGNSRERGTAVLLAHNLLDRIAAEGALSAGERMDSSTGTVTSSGFTYIDPDLSEKSDGSNLYFDIGGIPVIATAPNKIFTVGWIRKQGSLAGPYNATAEFIVNIQWDESVSKTNVKQTRYFSVSRNVRL, encoded by the coding sequence ATGGAGACGCCTCGATTGAAGCTCACAAGACGACCATCGCCCATTCAAGGTGGCTTCAGCATGATCGAGTTGCTGATAGCAGCCTTCATCCTGTCCATAGGCTTACTTGGCCTGCTTTCACTTCAACTTGCGGCCACCGCCCAATCTGGCAATAGTCGCGAGCGTGGAACCGCGGTTTTGCTGGCCCACAATCTGCTGGATCGAATTGCCGCTGAAGGTGCTTTGAGTGCGGGAGAGCGGATGGATAGCTCGACCGGAACGGTAACTTCCAGCGGGTTCACTTACATTGATCCAGATTTGTCAGAAAAATCTGATGGCAGCAATCTCTACTTCGACATTGGTGGAATTCCCGTCATCGCCACTGCTCCCAACAAAATCTTCACCGTGGGTTGGATCCGAAAGCAGGGGTCACTAGCCGGACCGTACAACGCAACGGCAGAATTCATTGTAAATATCCAATGGGACGAATCGGTCTCAAAGACGAACGTAAAACAAACAAGGTATTTCTCGGTAAGCCGCAATGTCCGACTCTAA